From a single Arachis hypogaea cultivar Tifrunner chromosome 3, arahy.Tifrunner.gnm2.J5K5, whole genome shotgun sequence genomic region:
- the LOC112784982 gene encoding transcription elongation factor 1 homolog isoform X2 — MTLGELSSLIALEVIRGGLGILRWRHGLVLIFFNTKPMGKRKSRKKAAAPKKKREKLETVFSCPFCNHENSVECHICDGFSDMKNMIGELACRICQESFSTAITALSEPIDIYSEWIDECERVNKLEEEGEEA, encoded by the exons ATGACTTTGGGTGAACTCTCGAGTTTGATTGCCTTGGAGGTTATCAGAGGGGGATTAGGTATTCTTAG GTGGAGGCACggtttggttttaatttttttcaacacGAAACCGATGGggaaaaggaaatcaaggaagaAGGCTGCAGCGCCAAAGAAGAAGCGAGAAAAGCTTGAAACTGTTTTCAGTTGCCCCTTCTGCAACCATGAGAACAGTGTTGAGTGTCATAT CTGTGATGGGTTCAGTGATATGAAGAATATGATCGGTGAGCTTGCATGTAGGATATGTCAGGAGAGTTTCAGCACAGCCATCACAG CTTTGAGTGAACCAATAGATAT ATACAGCGAGTGGATTGATGAGTGTGAACGAGTGAACAAACTTGAAGAGGAGGGAGAGGAAGCATAG
- the LOC112784982 gene encoding transcription elongation factor 1 homolog isoform X4 encodes MGKRKSRKKAAAPKKKREKLETVFSCPFCNHENSVECHIDMKNMIGELACRICQESFSTAITALSEPIDIYSEWIDECERVNKLEEEGEEA; translated from the exons ATGGggaaaaggaaatcaaggaagaAGGCTGCAGCGCCAAAGAAGAAGCGAGAAAAGCTTGAAACTGTTTTCAGTTGCCCCTTCTGCAACCATGAGAACAGTGTTGAGTGTCATAT TGATATGAAGAATATGATCGGTGAGCTTGCATGTAGGATATGTCAGGAGAGTTTCAGCACAGCCATCACAG CTTTGAGTGAACCAATAGATAT ATACAGCGAGTGGATTGATGAGTGTGAACGAGTGAACAAACTTGAAGAGGAGGGAGAGGAAGCATAG
- the LOC112784982 gene encoding transcription elongation factor 1 homolog isoform X3: MLHLGRNCYRSAADSSLFSSLNRCTPWRHGLVLIFFNTKPMGKRKSRKKAAAPKKKREKLETVFSCPFCNHENSVECHIDMKNMIGELACRICQESFSTAITALSEPIDIYSEWIDECERVNKLEEEGEEA; encoded by the exons ATGTTGCATTTGGGAAGAAACTGCTATAGGAGTGCCGCGGATTCTTCTTTGTTCAGTTCTTTAAATCGCTGCACCCC GTGGAGGCACggtttggttttaatttttttcaacacGAAACCGATGGggaaaaggaaatcaaggaagaAGGCTGCAGCGCCAAAGAAGAAGCGAGAAAAGCTTGAAACTGTTTTCAGTTGCCCCTTCTGCAACCATGAGAACAGTGTTGAGTGTCATAT TGATATGAAGAATATGATCGGTGAGCTTGCATGTAGGATATGTCAGGAGAGTTTCAGCACAGCCATCACAG CTTTGAGTGAACCAATAGATAT ATACAGCGAGTGGATTGATGAGTGTGAACGAGTGAACAAACTTGAAGAGGAGGGAGAGGAAGCATAG
- the LOC112784982 gene encoding transcription elongation factor 1 homolog isoform X1 — MLHLGRNCYRSAADSSLFSSLNRCTPWRHGLVLIFFNTKPMGKRKSRKKAAAPKKKREKLETVFSCPFCNHENSVECHICDGFSDMKNMIGELACRICQESFSTAITALSEPIDIYSEWIDECERVNKLEEEGEEA; from the exons ATGTTGCATTTGGGAAGAAACTGCTATAGGAGTGCCGCGGATTCTTCTTTGTTCAGTTCTTTAAATCGCTGCACCCC GTGGAGGCACggtttggttttaatttttttcaacacGAAACCGATGGggaaaaggaaatcaaggaagaAGGCTGCAGCGCCAAAGAAGAAGCGAGAAAAGCTTGAAACTGTTTTCAGTTGCCCCTTCTGCAACCATGAGAACAGTGTTGAGTGTCATAT CTGTGATGGGTTCAGTGATATGAAGAATATGATCGGTGAGCTTGCATGTAGGATATGTCAGGAGAGTTTCAGCACAGCCATCACAG CTTTGAGTGAACCAATAGATAT ATACAGCGAGTGGATTGATGAGTGTGAACGAGTGAACAAACTTGAAGAGGAGGGAGAGGAAGCATAG
- the LOC112785012 gene encoding BTB/POZ domain-containing protein At3g44820 isoform X1 gives MAPAGKHSGFRREGNHWFCNGELPSDISVSIEGVTFHLHKFPLVAKCGKIAQKHEESSNMVLVLEEFPGGPDTFLIVAKFCYGFRVELTARNVILVYCAADYLEMTDEFGEDNLLSRSEGFFHKNILHNWKDCILALQSSEPVLQKAEKLHLVDKCLNALSVMVCTDPSLFGWPRMMYGSLQSPGGSILWNGINTGARIQSSESDWWFEDISFLSVSLFERLFKTMQVRGIRPENLEGAIMYYCRKYLPGLDRWQSGQGSKTRTVASFSFTPAAVDQRVLLESIEKLLPFRKGTSFCRFLLGLVRVALILNVNQTCKDSLERRVGTQLELATLDSLLIPNYSDSDTLYNTDCIERIVHHFMSTESNKTAFSSSSVDPQALPSSESLMKVGKLIDSYIAEIASDVNLKPGKIRSLAESLPESSRSLHDGLYRALDIYFKAHPWLSDKEKEELCGIIDFQKLSIHACTHASQNDRFPLRVVLQVLFFEQLQLRTALASCLHALDNEINPAAPSIVAGDTAGQIVQRDGWVTVVRENQVLKVDMENMRSRVGELEQEFGKIKQEMKTISKSHSSLSSPRLVARKIGWKLGRRRSSETQPETRDRTGHRSRASIEYEPQSHRSAHRKSFSLV, from the exons ATGGCTCCAGCTGGGAAGCATTCTGGGTTTCGTAGAGAAGGCAATCACTG GTTTTGCAATGGTGAACTGCCTAGTGATATTAGTGTTTCCATTGAAGGCGTTACTTTCCATCTTCATAAG TTCCCTCTTGTGGCAAAATGTGgaaaaattgcacaaaaacatgAAGAATCCAGTAATATGGTGCTGGTGCTGGAAGAATTCCCTGGTGGCCCTGACACTTTCTTAATTGTGGCCAAATTCTGTTACGGTTTTCGTGTGGAATTGACAGccagaaatgtaattttagtTTATTGTGCCGCAGACTACCTTGAAATGACAGATGAATTCGGGGAAGATAATTTGTTATCGAGATCAGAGGGCTTTTTCCATAAGAATATTCTGCACAATTGGAAAGATTGTATTTTGGCTCTCCAAAGTTCTGAGCCTGTTCTACAGAAGGCTGAAAAGCTTCACTTAGTCGACAAGTGTTTGAATGCTCTCTCAGTGATGGTTTGTACAGATCCTAGTTTGTTCGGATGGCCAAGGATGATGTATGGGAGTTTACAAAGTCCTGGTGGAAGCATTCTATGGAATGGTATAAATACCGGCGCAAGAATTCAAAGCTCAGAGTCTGACTGGTGGTTTGAAGACATCTCATTTCTGAGTGTGAGTTTGTTTGAGAGGCTTTTTAAGACAATGCAAGTGAGGGGTATAAGACCCGAAAACCTTGAAGGTGCCATAATGTACTATTGTAGGAAATACTTACCAGGTTTGGATCGTTGGCAGAGTGGACAAGGTAGCAAGACTAGAACGGTTGCAAGCTTCAGTTTCACACCAGCTGCCGTTGATCAGAGGGTTCTATTGGAAAGCATAGAGAAACTCCTTCCTTTCAGGAAGGGAACATCCTTTTGTCGTTTCCTACTGGGGCTTGTTCGCGTGGCTTTGATATTGAATGTGAATCAGACATGCAAGGATTCATTAGAGAGGAGAGTAGGTACACAATTGGAACTGGCAACTCTGGATAGTCTTCTCATTCCTAATTATTCAGATTCCGATACGCTATATAACACAGACTGCATTGAGCGGATTGTCCATCACTTTATGTCTACAGAATCAAATAAAACCGCCTTTTCTTCTTCATCAGTTGATCCACAAGCACTACCATCATCTGAATCTTTAATGAAAGTTGGAAAGTTGATAGATAGCTACATTGCAGAAATTGCTTCTGATGTAAATTTGAAACCTGGAAAGATACGCTCCCTCGCAGAATCCCTTCCAGAGTCATCAAGATCATTGCATGATGGACTTTACAGAGCACTCGACATATATTTCAAG GCACATCCATGGCTCTCagacaaagagaaagaagaactgTGTGGCATTATTGACTTCCAGAAACTCTCAATCCATGCCTGCACACATGCATCACAAAACGATAGGTTTCCCCTCAGAGTTGTTCTTCAAGTGTTGTTCTTCGAACAGCTGCAGTTAAGAACGGCATTAGCCAGCTGTCTCCATGCATTGGACAATGAAATCAACCCGGCAGCTCCTTCAATTGTTGCAGGCGATACGGCAGGTCAAATCGTACAAAGGGATGGATGGGTGACTGTGGTACGCGAAAATCAAGTTCTAAAGGTGGATATGGAAAATATGAGGTCTAGAGTTGGAGAACTTGAACAAGAATTTggtaaaataaagcaagaaatgaAAACCATATCAAAATCCCATAGTTCCCTTAGCTCTCCTCGGTTAGTTGCCCGGAAAATTGGGTGGAAGCTTGGTCGGCGTCGATCTTCAGAGACTCAACCAGAAACTCGTGATCGCACTGGTCATCGATCAAGAGCATCGATTGAATATGAACCTCAATCACATAGGTCTGCACacagaaaaagtttttctttggtgtaa
- the LOC112785012 gene encoding BTB/POZ domain-containing protein At3g44820 isoform X2 yields the protein MVLVLEEFPGGPDTFLIVAKFCYGFRVELTARNVILVYCAADYLEMTDEFGEDNLLSRSEGFFHKNILHNWKDCILALQSSEPVLQKAEKLHLVDKCLNALSVMVCTDPSLFGWPRMMYGSLQSPGGSILWNGINTGARIQSSESDWWFEDISFLSVSLFERLFKTMQVRGIRPENLEGAIMYYCRKYLPGLDRWQSGQGSKTRTVASFSFTPAAVDQRVLLESIEKLLPFRKGTSFCRFLLGLVRVALILNVNQTCKDSLERRVGTQLELATLDSLLIPNYSDSDTLYNTDCIERIVHHFMSTESNKTAFSSSSVDPQALPSSESLMKVGKLIDSYIAEIASDVNLKPGKIRSLAESLPESSRSLHDGLYRALDIYFKAHPWLSDKEKEELCGIIDFQKLSIHACTHASQNDRFPLRVVLQVLFFEQLQLRTALASCLHALDNEINPAAPSIVAGDTAGQIVQRDGWVTVVRENQVLKVDMENMRSRVGELEQEFGKIKQEMKTISKSHSSLSSPRLVARKIGWKLGRRRSSETQPETRDRTGHRSRASIEYEPQSHRSAHRKSFSLV from the exons ATGGTGCTGGTGCTGGAAGAATTCCCTGGTGGCCCTGACACTTTCTTAATTGTGGCCAAATTCTGTTACGGTTTTCGTGTGGAATTGACAGccagaaatgtaattttagtTTATTGTGCCGCAGACTACCTTGAAATGACAGATGAATTCGGGGAAGATAATTTGTTATCGAGATCAGAGGGCTTTTTCCATAAGAATATTCTGCACAATTGGAAAGATTGTATTTTGGCTCTCCAAAGTTCTGAGCCTGTTCTACAGAAGGCTGAAAAGCTTCACTTAGTCGACAAGTGTTTGAATGCTCTCTCAGTGATGGTTTGTACAGATCCTAGTTTGTTCGGATGGCCAAGGATGATGTATGGGAGTTTACAAAGTCCTGGTGGAAGCATTCTATGGAATGGTATAAATACCGGCGCAAGAATTCAAAGCTCAGAGTCTGACTGGTGGTTTGAAGACATCTCATTTCTGAGTGTGAGTTTGTTTGAGAGGCTTTTTAAGACAATGCAAGTGAGGGGTATAAGACCCGAAAACCTTGAAGGTGCCATAATGTACTATTGTAGGAAATACTTACCAGGTTTGGATCGTTGGCAGAGTGGACAAGGTAGCAAGACTAGAACGGTTGCAAGCTTCAGTTTCACACCAGCTGCCGTTGATCAGAGGGTTCTATTGGAAAGCATAGAGAAACTCCTTCCTTTCAGGAAGGGAACATCCTTTTGTCGTTTCCTACTGGGGCTTGTTCGCGTGGCTTTGATATTGAATGTGAATCAGACATGCAAGGATTCATTAGAGAGGAGAGTAGGTACACAATTGGAACTGGCAACTCTGGATAGTCTTCTCATTCCTAATTATTCAGATTCCGATACGCTATATAACACAGACTGCATTGAGCGGATTGTCCATCACTTTATGTCTACAGAATCAAATAAAACCGCCTTTTCTTCTTCATCAGTTGATCCACAAGCACTACCATCATCTGAATCTTTAATGAAAGTTGGAAAGTTGATAGATAGCTACATTGCAGAAATTGCTTCTGATGTAAATTTGAAACCTGGAAAGATACGCTCCCTCGCAGAATCCCTTCCAGAGTCATCAAGATCATTGCATGATGGACTTTACAGAGCACTCGACATATATTTCAAG GCACATCCATGGCTCTCagacaaagagaaagaagaactgTGTGGCATTATTGACTTCCAGAAACTCTCAATCCATGCCTGCACACATGCATCACAAAACGATAGGTTTCCCCTCAGAGTTGTTCTTCAAGTGTTGTTCTTCGAACAGCTGCAGTTAAGAACGGCATTAGCCAGCTGTCTCCATGCATTGGACAATGAAATCAACCCGGCAGCTCCTTCAATTGTTGCAGGCGATACGGCAGGTCAAATCGTACAAAGGGATGGATGGGTGACTGTGGTACGCGAAAATCAAGTTCTAAAGGTGGATATGGAAAATATGAGGTCTAGAGTTGGAGAACTTGAACAAGAATTTggtaaaataaagcaagaaatgaAAACCATATCAAAATCCCATAGTTCCCTTAGCTCTCCTCGGTTAGTTGCCCGGAAAATTGGGTGGAAGCTTGGTCGGCGTCGATCTTCAGAGACTCAACCAGAAACTCGTGATCGCACTGGTCATCGATCAAGAGCATCGATTGAATATGAACCTCAATCACATAGGTCTGCACacagaaaaagtttttctttggtgtaa
- the LOC112785031 gene encoding UDP-D-apiose/UDP-D-xylose synthase 2 gives MASSASVGASARVDLDGNPIKPLTICMIGAGGFIGSHLCEKLMSETQHKVLALDVYNDKIKHLLEPDNLPWHGRITFHRLNIKHDSRLEGLIKMSDLTINLAAICTPADYNTRPLDTIYSNFIDALPVVKYCSENNKRLIHFSTCEVYGKTIGSFLPKDSPLRQDPAYYVLKEDESPCIFGSIEKQRWSYACAKQLIERLIYAEGAENGMEFTIVRPFNWIGPRMDFIPGVDGPSEGVPRVLACFSNNLLRGQPLKLVDGGQSQRTFVYIKDAIEAVTLMIENPARANGHIFNVGNPNNEVTVRQLAEMMIKVYSKVSGEQPPETPTIDVSSKEFYGEGYDDSDKRIPDMTTINRQLGWNPKTSLWDLLESTLTYQHRTYAEAIKKVIAKPVAS, from the exons ATGGCttcttctgcttctgttggtgccTCAGCTCGCGTGGATCTAGATGGGAACCCGATAAAGCCATTAACGATCTGCATGATCGGTGCCGGAGGGTTCATTGGCTCACACCTTTGCGAGAAGCTCATGTCCGAAACGCAGCACAAGGTTCTCGCATTGGATGTCTACAACGACAAGATCAAGCACCTCTTGGAGCCCGATAACCTTCCATGGCACGGTCGCATCACCTTCCACCGACTCAACATCAAGCACGATTCAAGGCTCGAAGGTCTCATCAAGATGTCGGATCTG aCGATAAATCTGGCTGCAATTTGCACCCCTGCGGATTACAATACCCGTCCCCTTGACACAATTTACAGCAACTTCATCGATGCTCTCCCTGTG GTGAAGTACTGCTCTGAGAATAACAAGAGGCTTATTCACTTCTCTACTTGTGAAGTGTATGGGAAAACGATTGGAAGCTTTCTCCCCAAAGATAGTCCTCTTCGTCAG GATCCTGCATACTACGTTCTTAAAGAAGATGAGTCTCCATGCATTTTTGGTTCGATTGAGAAGCAGAGGTGGTCCTATGCCTGTGCAAAGCAGTTGATTGAGAGGCTGATTTATG CTGAGGGTGCTGAAAATGGTATGGAGTTCACAATTGTGAGGCCTTTTAATTGGATTGGACCTAGAATGGATTTCATTCCTGGCGTTGATGGTCCTAGTGAGGGTGTTCCCCGGGTCCTTGCATGCTTTAGCAAT AATCTTCTCAGAGGGCAGCCCCTCAAGCTAGTGGACGGTGGCCAATCCCAGAGAACCTTTGTTTACATCAAGGATGCTATTGAAGCTGTAACACTGATGATT GAAAACCCTGCCAGGGCTAATGGACATATCTTCAATGTGGGTAACCCCAACAATGAGGTTACAGTTCGGCAGCTTGCTGAAATGATGATTAAG GTATACTCAAAGGTAAGTGGAGAACAACCTCCAGAGACGCCTACAATCGACGTCAGCTCGAAAGAATTTTATGGCGAGGGATATGACGATAGCGACAAGAGAATTCCTGACATGACCACAATAAACAGGCAACTTG GATGGAACCCAAAGACCTCACTTTGGGACCTGCTTGAGTCCACACTGACCTATCAGCACAGGACATATGCTGAAGCCATTAAGAAAGTCATTGCTAAACCTGTTGCAAGTTGA